The following are encoded in a window of Solidesulfovibrio magneticus RS-1 genomic DNA:
- a CDS encoding methyl-accepting chemotaxis protein, with the protein MQLKSIQTKIVLLAGVCLLVTSAALVGYSLYSAGKNQALVSQRVGKLLEEEAKRNLASLAASQAAVIQSALEDNLVAARTMGKVFEVLREKSAATASREGIKNTVRDTLDTILNEVLKNNPQYLGTYSAWEPGALDGRDGEYAGAAKDDHDETGRFVPYWNRDKAGKIARQPLVEFESQDRHPNGVRKGGWYLWPRESGKESVLDPFPYIVQGKQEWLTTLSVPVKKDGKFLGVAGTDLRLDFLQELAKKVDTHLYGGKGDVAIVSHDGLVVASSEKPEAVGQPLSSISKDWEELAKAVKAGQSITDVSDVTGNYRALATINLGRTDRPWAVLIRVHPDIVLAERHALDADMAAQGRQAALWQVGVGLGVTILALGVMWLFAAGMVRPLRLAAGFAEKVAQGDFSQSLAVKQADEIGVLAGALTRMVDNLKKMIAQAEDKSREAAAEADRARAAVAEAEQARAEAAAAQRRGSLDAAARIEDVARAVAAASSDLASQIDQSKQGADIQRQHAGETATAMEEMNATVLEVARNASEAALGAGTARDKAQVGADVVRQVVSAIGGVQERAAALRGHMDELGRQAEGIGNIIGVISDIADQTNLLALNAAIEAARAGEAGRGFAVVADEVRKLAEKTMTATSEVGTAVRAIQAGARASIEGVEGAARAVDQATDLAGRSGQVLGEIVSIVERSADQVRSIATASEEQSAASEQINRAVEDINRISDDTAQSMARAAGSVEELAEQAESLTRLVDSLKAG; encoded by the coding sequence ATGCAGCTCAAATCCATTCAAACCAAGATCGTGCTTCTTGCCGGCGTCTGTCTGCTCGTGACGTCGGCCGCCCTGGTCGGCTATAGCCTGTATTCGGCCGGTAAAAACCAAGCCCTGGTGTCGCAGCGGGTGGGCAAGCTCTTGGAAGAGGAGGCCAAGCGCAACCTGGCCAGCCTGGCCGCCAGCCAGGCCGCCGTCATCCAGAGCGCCCTGGAGGACAACCTCGTGGCCGCCCGGACCATGGGCAAGGTCTTCGAGGTGTTGCGGGAGAAATCCGCGGCCACGGCTTCCCGCGAAGGCATCAAGAACACCGTGCGCGACACCCTCGACACGATTCTCAACGAAGTGCTGAAAAACAACCCTCAGTACCTGGGCACGTATTCCGCCTGGGAACCGGGGGCCCTGGACGGGCGCGACGGCGAATACGCCGGCGCGGCTAAGGACGACCACGACGAGACCGGCCGGTTCGTGCCCTACTGGAACCGCGACAAGGCCGGCAAGATCGCCCGCCAGCCCCTGGTCGAGTTCGAAAGCCAGGACCGCCACCCCAACGGCGTGCGCAAGGGCGGCTGGTACCTCTGGCCCCGCGAGTCGGGCAAGGAAAGCGTGCTCGATCCCTTCCCCTACATCGTCCAGGGCAAGCAGGAGTGGCTGACCACCTTGTCCGTGCCCGTCAAAAAGGACGGCAAGTTCCTGGGCGTGGCCGGCACCGACCTGCGCCTGGATTTCCTCCAGGAGCTGGCCAAGAAGGTCGACACGCATCTCTACGGCGGCAAGGGCGACGTGGCCATCGTGAGCCATGACGGCCTGGTCGTGGCCAGCAGCGAAAAGCCCGAGGCCGTGGGCCAGCCCCTGTCCTCCATCTCCAAGGACTGGGAGGAACTGGCCAAGGCGGTCAAGGCCGGCCAGAGCATCACTGACGTCAGCGACGTCACCGGCAACTATCGAGCCTTGGCCACCATCAACCTGGGCCGCACCGACCGCCCCTGGGCCGTGCTCATCCGGGTGCATCCCGACATCGTTTTGGCCGAGCGCCACGCCCTGGACGCCGACATGGCCGCCCAGGGCAGGCAAGCGGCCCTGTGGCAGGTCGGAGTGGGGCTTGGCGTCACCATCCTGGCCCTTGGCGTCATGTGGCTTTTCGCCGCCGGCATGGTGCGGCCGCTTCGCCTGGCCGCCGGCTTTGCCGAGAAGGTGGCCCAGGGCGACTTCTCCCAGAGTCTGGCCGTCAAGCAGGCCGACGAAATCGGCGTGCTGGCCGGGGCGCTCACCCGCATGGTGGACAACCTCAAAAAGATGATCGCCCAGGCCGAGGACAAGAGCCGCGAGGCCGCTGCCGAAGCCGATCGCGCCCGGGCCGCCGTGGCCGAGGCTGAACAGGCCCGGGCCGAGGCCGCCGCCGCCCAGCGCCGGGGATCCCTCGACGCCGCCGCCCGCATTGAGGACGTGGCCCGGGCCGTGGCCGCCGCCTCCTCGGACTTGGCCTCCCAGATCGACCAGTCCAAGCAAGGGGCCGACATCCAGCGCCAGCACGCCGGAGAAACGGCCACGGCCATGGAAGAAATGAACGCCACCGTGCTTGAGGTGGCCAGAAACGCCTCCGAAGCCGCTCTGGGCGCGGGCACGGCCCGGGACAAGGCCCAGGTCGGGGCCGACGTGGTGCGCCAGGTGGTGTCCGCCATCGGTGGCGTCCAGGAGCGGGCCGCCGCGCTGCGCGGCCATATGGACGAGCTCGGCCGCCAGGCCGAGGGCATCGGCAACATCATCGGCGTCATCTCCGACATCGCCGACCAGACCAACCTGCTGGCCCTTAACGCCGCCATCGAGGCGGCCCGGGCCGGCGAGGCCGGCCGGGGCTTCGCGGTCGTTGCCGACGAGGTGCGAAAGCTCGCCGAAAAGACCATGACCGCCACCAGCGAGGTCGGCACGGCCGTGCGGGCCATCCAGGCCGGGGCCCGGGCCAGCATCGAGGGCGTGGAAGGCGCGGCCCGGGCCGTGGACCAGGCCACCGACCTGGCCGGCCGCTCCGGGCAGGTGCTGGGCGAGATCGTCTCCATCGTGGAGCGCTCCGCCGATCAGGTGCGCTCCATCGCCACGGCCTCGGAAGAACAGTCCGCGGCCAGCGAACAGATCAACCGGGCGGTTGAGGACATCAACCGTATTTCCGACGACACGGCCCAGTCCATGGCCCGGGCCGCCGGTTCGGTGGAAGAACTGGCCGAGCAGGCCGAAAGCCTCACCCGGCTGGTGGATTCCCTCAAGGCCGGCTAG
- the upp gene encoding uracil phosphoribosyltransferase — protein sequence MPVTVVDHPLVRHKLGLLRENNISTKNFRELANEIGRLLTYEATKSLPTEKKTIHGWAGPVEVDQLVGKKITVVPILRAGLGMMDGVVDMIPGVKVSVVGMYRNEETLEPVRYYVKLAKKIHKRHAMILDPMLATGGTLVATINLLKEAGCRRIMGLFLVCAPEGLARLEKEHPDVEVYTAAIDERLNENGYILPGLGDAGDKIFGTK from the coding sequence ATGCCCGTCACCGTCGTCGACCATCCGCTGGTGCGCCACAAGCTCGGCTTGTTGCGCGAAAACAACATCAGCACGAAAAATTTCCGCGAACTGGCCAACGAAATCGGCCGGCTGCTCACCTACGAAGCCACCAAGTCCCTGCCCACCGAAAAAAAGACGATCCACGGCTGGGCCGGCCCGGTGGAAGTGGACCAGCTCGTGGGCAAGAAAATCACCGTGGTGCCCATCCTGCGGGCCGGCCTTGGCATGATGGACGGCGTCGTGGACATGATCCCCGGCGTCAAGGTCAGCGTGGTCGGCATGTACCGCAACGAGGAAACCCTCGAACCGGTGCGCTACTACGTTAAGCTGGCCAAAAAAATCCACAAGCGCCACGCCATGATCCTCGACCCCATGCTGGCCACCGGCGGCACGCTTGTGGCCACCATCAACCTGCTCAAGGAAGCCGGCTGCCGCCGCATCATGGGCTTGTTTTTGGTCTGCGCCCCCGAGGGGCTGGCCCGGCTGGAGAAAGAGCATCCCGACGTCGAGGTCTACACCGCCGCCATTGACGAGCGGCTCAATGAAAACGGCTACATCCTGCCGGGGCTGGGCGACGCGGGAGACAAGATTTTCGGCACCAAATAG
- a CDS encoding uracil-xanthine permease family protein encodes MALDTGKDYQLRLRDFPVGAQMLFVAFGALVLVPLLTGLNPNVALFCAGVGTLIYQVLTKFRIPIFLGSSFAFIAPIMFCVKTYGVPATLGALACVGLAYAGAAALIKWRGVGILMKLLPTIVTGPVIMVIGLILAPVGVFMAMGKTGDGAAVLYPQATAMGVSFFSLAVTVLVAIRGRGLLKLVPILCGIGAGYVASLFLGLVDFAPVAAAPWFAMPSFVGPEFNIDAILVIVPVAIAPIIEHFGGVIAIGQVTGRNYLENPGVHRSLMGDGVATFLAGCLGGPPLTTYAEVTGAVSLIKIYNPALMTWAAVTAVCLAFIGKLGALLQTIPTPVMGGIMLLLFGAIMVVGLNSLVREGADLMEPRNMAIVALVIVLGMGKMAFSFGGIHLEGIGLAGVVGVVLNAVLPRTAKDA; translated from the coding sequence ATGGCTTTGGACACGGGCAAGGACTACCAACTGCGGCTGCGGGATTTTCCCGTGGGCGCGCAAATGCTTTTCGTGGCCTTCGGGGCGCTGGTGCTGGTGCCGCTTTTAACAGGCCTTAATCCCAACGTGGCCCTTTTTTGCGCCGGCGTGGGCACGCTCATTTATCAGGTGCTGACCAAGTTCCGCATTCCGATTTTTCTCGGTTCCTCGTTCGCCTTCATCGCGCCCATCATGTTTTGCGTCAAAACCTACGGCGTGCCGGCCACCCTCGGGGCCCTGGCCTGCGTGGGACTAGCCTACGCCGGGGCGGCGGCGCTCATCAAATGGCGCGGTGTGGGCATTCTCATGAAGCTTCTGCCCACCATCGTCACCGGCCCGGTCATCATGGTCATCGGCCTGATCCTGGCTCCGGTCGGGGTGTTCATGGCCATGGGCAAGACCGGCGACGGCGCGGCCGTGCTCTATCCCCAGGCCACGGCCATGGGCGTGTCGTTTTTCTCCCTGGCCGTCACCGTGCTGGTGGCCATCCGGGGCCGGGGACTGCTCAAGCTCGTGCCCATCCTGTGCGGCATCGGCGCGGGCTATGTGGCCAGCCTGTTTTTGGGCCTGGTCGATTTCGCCCCCGTGGCCGCCGCGCCCTGGTTCGCCATGCCGTCCTTTGTCGGGCCGGAATTCAATATCGACGCCATCCTGGTCATCGTGCCCGTGGCCATCGCCCCCATCATCGAGCATTTTGGCGGCGTCATCGCCATCGGCCAGGTGACGGGCCGCAACTATCTGGAAAACCCCGGCGTCCACCGGTCGCTCATGGGCGACGGCGTGGCCACCTTCCTGGCCGGCTGCCTGGGCGGACCGCCGCTCACCACCTACGCCGAAGTCACGGGCGCGGTGTCGTTGATCAAAATTTATAACCCGGCGCTCATGACCTGGGCCGCCGTCACCGCCGTCTGCCTGGCCTTTATCGGCAAGCTCGGGGCGCTGCTCCAGACCATCCCCACCCCGGTCATGGGCGGCATCATGTTGCTGCTGTTCGGGGCCATCATGGTGGTCGGGCTCAACTCCCTGGTGCGCGAGGGGGCCGATCTCATGGAGCCGCGCAACATGGCCATCGTGGCCCTGGTCATCGTCCTGGGCATGGGCAAGATGGCCTTTTCCTTTGGCGGCATCCATCTGGAAGGCATCGGCCTGGCCGGCGTGGTCGGCGTGGTTTTAAACGCCGTGTTGCCGCGAACGGCCAAGGACGCCTGA
- a CDS encoding glycosyltransferase, translating into MTEVFPRQKPDRRFLPDIPSKQHTRRLSGPRYFSQGQTDVYSADGKYRYTSGRTVDISEGGMLLVPDKPLRVGDNAVLRFFLSAGTMPEGFESFVKLPARVVRVDSASGHVGFEFANPLSQYLRRKRWRYFETASLLGILLALIGVWFIKKESIFYFWFDVPVFLYGLCAVFYLLSRFFFAALYRPYKITPGYQPSVTIVIPCFNEEEWIEKTIHGCLNQLYPEELLEVIVVDDGSSDNSVAVARAVRDKIYDEAGDRLIVHAFPENRGKRHALAAGARMAKGELVLFVDSDSFLQPDAVLHVVQPFHDPHIGGAAGRCEVENKWTNVLTRMQAVRYFIGFRIFKAAESIFDVVTCLSGPLACYRRTVLMRYLDAWESQTFLGRPATFGDDRSLTNFILGSHYAVYQHTAVCNTIVPSTYGKFFTQQMRWKRSWLRESLRACKFMWLKEPFMAISFYLGLILPVMAPVVVLRAFVFMPAAYGIWPTMYLAGVLLMSVLMCTSYLLLKRSNLWLYGVPFCFFYLFVLLWQIVWALLTFWKSEWGTRASKYDKSMAMG; encoded by the coding sequence ATGACGGAAGTATTTCCCAGACAAAAACCTGATCGCCGTTTTCTTCCGGACATACCCTCAAAGCAGCACACGCGGCGTCTTTCCGGGCCGCGCTATTTCTCCCAAGGGCAGACCGACGTCTACAGCGCCGACGGCAAGTACCGCTATACTTCCGGACGAACTGTGGACATCTCCGAGGGCGGCATGCTGCTTGTGCCGGACAAGCCGCTGCGGGTCGGCGACAATGCGGTGCTGCGATTTTTTTTGAGCGCCGGCACCATGCCCGAAGGTTTTGAATCCTTTGTCAAGCTGCCGGCCCGGGTGGTGCGGGTGGATTCGGCCTCGGGGCATGTCGGTTTCGAGTTCGCCAACCCGCTGTCGCAGTATCTTCGCCGTAAACGCTGGCGGTATTTCGAGACAGCGTCCCTCCTGGGCATCCTGCTGGCCCTGATCGGGGTGTGGTTCATCAAAAAGGAGAGCATTTTCTACTTCTGGTTCGACGTGCCGGTTTTTCTCTACGGCCTGTGCGCCGTGTTCTATCTGCTGTCGCGCTTTTTCTTCGCCGCCCTCTACCGGCCCTACAAGATCACGCCCGGCTACCAGCCCAGCGTCACCATCGTCATTCCCTGCTTCAACGAGGAAGAGTGGATCGAAAAGACCATCCACGGCTGTCTCAACCAACTCTATCCCGAGGAACTGCTCGAAGTCATCGTGGTCGATGACGGCAGTTCCGACAACTCCGTGGCCGTGGCCCGGGCCGTGCGCGACAAGATTTACGACGAGGCCGGGGACCGGCTCATTGTCCATGCCTTCCCGGAAAACCGGGGCAAGCGCCATGCCCTGGCCGCCGGAGCCCGCATGGCCAAAGGGGAGCTCGTGCTCTTCGTCGATTCCGACAGCTTCCTGCAGCCCGATGCCGTGCTCCACGTGGTCCAGCCCTTTCACGACCCCCACATCGGCGGCGCGGCCGGGCGCTGTGAGGTCGAAAACAAGTGGACCAACGTTTTGACGCGAATGCAGGCCGTTCGCTATTTCATCGGCTTTCGCATCTTCAAGGCGGCCGAGAGCATCTTCGACGTGGTCACCTGCCTGTCCGGCCCCCTGGCCTGTTACCGCCGGACCGTGCTCATGCGCTACCTTGACGCCTGGGAGAGCCAGACGTTCCTGGGGCGGCCGGCCACCTTCGGCGATGACCGCAGTCTGACCAACTTCATCCTGGGCAGCCACTACGCCGTGTACCAGCACACCGCCGTGTGCAACACCATCGTGCCCTCCACCTACGGCAAGTTCTTTACCCAACAGATGCGCTGGAAACGCTCCTGGCTGCGCGAGAGTCTGCGGGCCTGCAAGTTCATGTGGCTCAAGGAACCCTTCATGGCCATCTCCTTCTACCTGGGCCTTATTTTGCCGGTCATGGCCCCGGTGGTGGTGCTGCGGGCCTTTGTCTTCATGCCCGCCGCCTACGGCATCTGGCCCACCATGTATTTGGCCGGCGTGCTCCTTATGAGTGTGCTGATGTGCACGTCCTATCTGCTGCTTAAGCGGTCCAATCTGTGGCTTTACGGCGTGCCCTTCTGCTTTTTCTACCTCTTCGTACTCCTGTGGCAGATCGTCTGGGCCTTGCTCACCTTTTGGAAGTCGGAGTGGGGCACACGGGC